In Oryzias melastigma strain HK-1 linkage group LG18, ASM292280v2, whole genome shotgun sequence, one DNA window encodes the following:
- the trip6 gene encoding thyroid receptor-interacting protein 6 isoform X1 translates to MSGPTWLPPRNLDSPERAIPHMSHSSSGAAIYRAPNKKAMSDFRAKYGPYDQNGVGGLTNRYMATGATGAPSHHPTNDRYYSPPPPPGPKEDRSWSPRVDSYDLMQLPPEKTGSYHSKIDADIDSLTGMLADLDSHPQDSSSQLYDNVPYNKYVSGEHYKPQHQRPVPPQGQPSMGYAPHPQNQYHPAPPYPSKHQTPPYSHQQDYYPSSTPKPYPQPVPASYTTASTPTGPRFSVQVKTAQPVTYSQTGRQAEQAYTPPPPRQHPSRPPAQIQAAPQGWYPPHSNAQVQEMQPDAAYKGGVSGSVGRVSQIQMSKRGMENNQTGPGAAQSPAYQSKQGAATMRPEEELDRLTKKLVYDMNHPPAEDYFGRCARCGDNVVGDGSGCIAMEQVFHVECFTCITCHTRLRGKPFYALEKKSYCESCYISTLERCSKCSKPILDRILRAMGKAYHPRCFTCVVCNCCLDGVPFTVDATSQIHCIDDFHRKYAPRCSVCGEPIMPEPGQEETVRIVALDRSFHVNCYVCEECGLLLSSEGEGRGCYPLDGHILCKSCSARRIQDLSAKISTDC, encoded by the exons ATGTCCGGTCCCACCTGGCTGCCCCCGAGAAACCTGGACAGCCCCGAACGTGCCATCCCCCACATGTCCCACTCCTCCTCCGGGGCAGCAATCTACCGCGCCCCCAACAAAAAGGCCATGTCAGACTTCAGGGCAAAATATGGTCCGTACGACCAGAACGGAGTGGGCGGGCTCACCAACAGGTACATGGCGACTGGAGCCACAG GTGCTCCAAGTCATCATCCAACAAACGATCGCTATTAttctcctccgcctcctcctggCCCCAAAGAGGACCGCAGCTGGAGCCCCCGTGTGGACAGCTACGATCTGATG CAGCTTCCTCCTGAGAAGACGGGCAGCTATCACTCCAAGATCGACGCCGACATCGACTCCCTGACCGGCATGCTGGCTGATCTGGACAGCCACCCGCAGGACTCCAGCTCTCAG CTCTACGACAACGTGCCTTACAACAAATACGTATCAGGGGAACACTACAAGCCTCAGCACCAGAGACCAGTCCCTCCTCAGGGTCAGCCGTCCATGGGCTACGCCCCCCACCCTCAGAACCAGTACCACCCGGCTCCTCCGTATCCCAGCAAGCACCAGACCCCTCCCTATTCCCACCAGCAGGACTACTACCCATCCTCCACCCCCAAACCCTACCCCCAGCCCGTCCCGGCCTCCTACACCACCGCCTCCACCCCCACCGGGCCCAGGTTCAGCGTGCAGGTGAAGACGGCGCAGCCCGTCACCTACTCCCAAACGGGGAGGCAGGCTGAGCAGGCGTACACTCCGCCGCCCCCTCGCCAGCACCCGTCACGGCCTCCCGCCCAGATCCAGGCGGCGCCGCAGGGCTGGTACCCGCCGCACTCTAACGCACAGGTACAGGAGATGCAGCCTGACGCCGCCTATAAGGGCGGAGTCTCAGGTTCTGTGGGGCGGGTCAGCCAGATCCAAATGTCCAAGAGAGGAATGGAGAACAACCAGACCGGACCAGGAGCCGCTCAGAGTCCCGCGTATCAGTCCAAG cagggggcagcaacGATGAGGCCAGAGGAGGAGCTGGATCGCCTCACCAAGAAGCTGGTTTATGACATGAATCACCCTCCTGCAGAGGACTATTTTG GTCGCTGCGCCCGCTGTGGGGACAATGTGGTTGGCGACGGCAGCGGCTGCATCGCCATGGAGCAGGTGTTCCACGTGGAGTGCTTCACCTGCATCACCTGTCACACGCGGCTTCGAGGGAAGCCGTTCTACGCACTCGAGAAGAAGAGCTACTGCGAGAGCTGTTACATT aGTACGTTAGAGCGCTGCTCCAAATGCTCCAAGCCCATTCTGGACCGCATCCTGCGGGCCATGGGGAAAGCGTACCACCCTCGATGCTTCACCTGTGTGGTCTGTAACTGCTGCCTGGACGGCGTGCCGTTCACCGTAGACGCCACATCTCAGATACACTGCATAGACGACTTCCATCG GAAATACGCCCCTCGCTGCTCAGTGTGTGGTGAACCCATCATGCCTGAACCTGGACAGGAGGAGACTGTCAGGATCGTCGCTCTGGATCGTAGCTTCCACGTCAACTGCTACGTCTGTGAG
- the trip6 gene encoding thyroid receptor-interacting protein 6 isoform X2: MSGPTWLPPRNLDSPERAIPHMSHSSSGAAIYRAPNKKAMSDFRAKYGPYDQNGVGGLTNRYMATGATGAPSHHPTNDRYYSPPPPPGPKEDRSWSPRVDSYDLMQLPPEKTGSYHSKIDADIDSLTGMLADLDSHPQDSSSQLYDNVPYNKYVSGEHYKPQHQRPVPPQGQPSMGYAPHPQNQYHPAPPYPSKHQTPPYSHQQDYYPSSTPKPYPQPVPASYTTASTPTGPRFSVQVKTAQPVTYSQTGRQAEQAYTPPPPRQHPSRPPAQIQAAPQGWYPPHSNAQVQEMQPDAAYKGGVSGSVGRVSQIQMSKRGMENNQTGPGAAQSPAYQSKGAATMRPEEELDRLTKKLVYDMNHPPAEDYFGRCARCGDNVVGDGSGCIAMEQVFHVECFTCITCHTRLRGKPFYALEKKSYCESCYISTLERCSKCSKPILDRILRAMGKAYHPRCFTCVVCNCCLDGVPFTVDATSQIHCIDDFHRKYAPRCSVCGEPIMPEPGQEETVRIVALDRSFHVNCYVCEECGLLLSSEGEGRGCYPLDGHILCKSCSARRIQDLSAKISTDC; the protein is encoded by the exons ATGTCCGGTCCCACCTGGCTGCCCCCGAGAAACCTGGACAGCCCCGAACGTGCCATCCCCCACATGTCCCACTCCTCCTCCGGGGCAGCAATCTACCGCGCCCCCAACAAAAAGGCCATGTCAGACTTCAGGGCAAAATATGGTCCGTACGACCAGAACGGAGTGGGCGGGCTCACCAACAGGTACATGGCGACTGGAGCCACAG GTGCTCCAAGTCATCATCCAACAAACGATCGCTATTAttctcctccgcctcctcctggCCCCAAAGAGGACCGCAGCTGGAGCCCCCGTGTGGACAGCTACGATCTGATG CAGCTTCCTCCTGAGAAGACGGGCAGCTATCACTCCAAGATCGACGCCGACATCGACTCCCTGACCGGCATGCTGGCTGATCTGGACAGCCACCCGCAGGACTCCAGCTCTCAG CTCTACGACAACGTGCCTTACAACAAATACGTATCAGGGGAACACTACAAGCCTCAGCACCAGAGACCAGTCCCTCCTCAGGGTCAGCCGTCCATGGGCTACGCCCCCCACCCTCAGAACCAGTACCACCCGGCTCCTCCGTATCCCAGCAAGCACCAGACCCCTCCCTATTCCCACCAGCAGGACTACTACCCATCCTCCACCCCCAAACCCTACCCCCAGCCCGTCCCGGCCTCCTACACCACCGCCTCCACCCCCACCGGGCCCAGGTTCAGCGTGCAGGTGAAGACGGCGCAGCCCGTCACCTACTCCCAAACGGGGAGGCAGGCTGAGCAGGCGTACACTCCGCCGCCCCCTCGCCAGCACCCGTCACGGCCTCCCGCCCAGATCCAGGCGGCGCCGCAGGGCTGGTACCCGCCGCACTCTAACGCACAGGTACAGGAGATGCAGCCTGACGCCGCCTATAAGGGCGGAGTCTCAGGTTCTGTGGGGCGGGTCAGCCAGATCCAAATGTCCAAGAGAGGAATGGAGAACAACCAGACCGGACCAGGAGCCGCTCAGAGTCCCGCGTATCAGTCCAAG ggggcagcaacGATGAGGCCAGAGGAGGAGCTGGATCGCCTCACCAAGAAGCTGGTTTATGACATGAATCACCCTCCTGCAGAGGACTATTTTG GTCGCTGCGCCCGCTGTGGGGACAATGTGGTTGGCGACGGCAGCGGCTGCATCGCCATGGAGCAGGTGTTCCACGTGGAGTGCTTCACCTGCATCACCTGTCACACGCGGCTTCGAGGGAAGCCGTTCTACGCACTCGAGAAGAAGAGCTACTGCGAGAGCTGTTACATT aGTACGTTAGAGCGCTGCTCCAAATGCTCCAAGCCCATTCTGGACCGCATCCTGCGGGCCATGGGGAAAGCGTACCACCCTCGATGCTTCACCTGTGTGGTCTGTAACTGCTGCCTGGACGGCGTGCCGTTCACCGTAGACGCCACATCTCAGATACACTGCATAGACGACTTCCATCG GAAATACGCCCCTCGCTGCTCAGTGTGTGGTGAACCCATCATGCCTGAACCTGGACAGGAGGAGACTGTCAGGATCGTCGCTCTGGATCGTAGCTTCCACGTCAACTGCTACGTCTGTGAG
- the trip6 gene encoding thyroid receptor-interacting protein 6 isoform X3: MSGPTWLPPRNLDSPERAIPHMSHSSSGAAIYRAPNKKAMSDFRAKYGPYDQNGVGGLTNRYMATGATGAPSHHPTNDRYYSPPPPPGPKEDRSWSPRVDSYDLMLPPEKTGSYHSKIDADIDSLTGMLADLDSHPQDSSSQLYDNVPYNKYVSGEHYKPQHQRPVPPQGQPSMGYAPHPQNQYHPAPPYPSKHQTPPYSHQQDYYPSSTPKPYPQPVPASYTTASTPTGPRFSVQVKTAQPVTYSQTGRQAEQAYTPPPPRQHPSRPPAQIQAAPQGWYPPHSNAQVQEMQPDAAYKGGVSGSVGRVSQIQMSKRGMENNQTGPGAAQSPAYQSKQGAATMRPEEELDRLTKKLVYDMNHPPAEDYFGRCARCGDNVVGDGSGCIAMEQVFHVECFTCITCHTRLRGKPFYALEKKSYCESCYISTLERCSKCSKPILDRILRAMGKAYHPRCFTCVVCNCCLDGVPFTVDATSQIHCIDDFHRKYAPRCSVCGEPIMPEPGQEETVRIVALDRSFHVNCYVCEECGLLLSSEGEGRGCYPLDGHILCKSCSARRIQDLSAKISTDC, encoded by the exons ATGTCCGGTCCCACCTGGCTGCCCCCGAGAAACCTGGACAGCCCCGAACGTGCCATCCCCCACATGTCCCACTCCTCCTCCGGGGCAGCAATCTACCGCGCCCCCAACAAAAAGGCCATGTCAGACTTCAGGGCAAAATATGGTCCGTACGACCAGAACGGAGTGGGCGGGCTCACCAACAGGTACATGGCGACTGGAGCCACAG GTGCTCCAAGTCATCATCCAACAAACGATCGCTATTAttctcctccgcctcctcctggCCCCAAAGAGGACCGCAGCTGGAGCCCCCGTGTGGACAGCTACGATCTGATG CTTCCTCCTGAGAAGACGGGCAGCTATCACTCCAAGATCGACGCCGACATCGACTCCCTGACCGGCATGCTGGCTGATCTGGACAGCCACCCGCAGGACTCCAGCTCTCAG CTCTACGACAACGTGCCTTACAACAAATACGTATCAGGGGAACACTACAAGCCTCAGCACCAGAGACCAGTCCCTCCTCAGGGTCAGCCGTCCATGGGCTACGCCCCCCACCCTCAGAACCAGTACCACCCGGCTCCTCCGTATCCCAGCAAGCACCAGACCCCTCCCTATTCCCACCAGCAGGACTACTACCCATCCTCCACCCCCAAACCCTACCCCCAGCCCGTCCCGGCCTCCTACACCACCGCCTCCACCCCCACCGGGCCCAGGTTCAGCGTGCAGGTGAAGACGGCGCAGCCCGTCACCTACTCCCAAACGGGGAGGCAGGCTGAGCAGGCGTACACTCCGCCGCCCCCTCGCCAGCACCCGTCACGGCCTCCCGCCCAGATCCAGGCGGCGCCGCAGGGCTGGTACCCGCCGCACTCTAACGCACAGGTACAGGAGATGCAGCCTGACGCCGCCTATAAGGGCGGAGTCTCAGGTTCTGTGGGGCGGGTCAGCCAGATCCAAATGTCCAAGAGAGGAATGGAGAACAACCAGACCGGACCAGGAGCCGCTCAGAGTCCCGCGTATCAGTCCAAG cagggggcagcaacGATGAGGCCAGAGGAGGAGCTGGATCGCCTCACCAAGAAGCTGGTTTATGACATGAATCACCCTCCTGCAGAGGACTATTTTG GTCGCTGCGCCCGCTGTGGGGACAATGTGGTTGGCGACGGCAGCGGCTGCATCGCCATGGAGCAGGTGTTCCACGTGGAGTGCTTCACCTGCATCACCTGTCACACGCGGCTTCGAGGGAAGCCGTTCTACGCACTCGAGAAGAAGAGCTACTGCGAGAGCTGTTACATT aGTACGTTAGAGCGCTGCTCCAAATGCTCCAAGCCCATTCTGGACCGCATCCTGCGGGCCATGGGGAAAGCGTACCACCCTCGATGCTTCACCTGTGTGGTCTGTAACTGCTGCCTGGACGGCGTGCCGTTCACCGTAGACGCCACATCTCAGATACACTGCATAGACGACTTCCATCG GAAATACGCCCCTCGCTGCTCAGTGTGTGGTGAACCCATCATGCCTGAACCTGGACAGGAGGAGACTGTCAGGATCGTCGCTCTGGATCGTAGCTTCCACGTCAACTGCTACGTCTGTGAG